GCCGGTGACGGTTTCACTGGTAAAGCTGGCCTCGCCATTGTCCACATCGGTCACACTCAGACTGCCCGTGGTCGTCAGGGTGCTGCCAGCATCCTCGGTGATGCTGCCGGTGTCCGTGCCAGTGATCACCGCCGCATCATTGCTGCCATTGATGGTGATGACGATATCGTGGGTGGTGCCGTCCAGGGACTGCACCGTGAGGGTCTCGGTCAGGCTGTCACCGTCACCCAGCGTCTGGATGGCCGACTGGGTATTGTCGGCCGAGTAGCTCCAGTGACCGTTGGTGTTCATGGTCAGCGAGCCATAGGTGCCGGTGAGGGTCTCGCCGGTAAAGCTGGCCTCGCCATTGTCGGTATCGCTGACCGTCAGGGTACCGGAGGCAGTGAGTGTGGAAGCATCGTCTTCAGTCACCGCACCGGTGTCCGTGCCAGTGATCACCGCCGCATCATTGCTGCCATTGATAGTAATGACGATATCGTGGGTGGTGCCGTCCACGGACTGCACCGTCAGGGTCTCGGTCAGGCTGTCACCGTCACCCAGTGCCTGGATGGCCGACTGGCTGTTGTCCGCCGAGTAGCTCCAGTGACCGTTGGTGTTCATGGTCAGCGAGCCGTAGGTGCCGGTGACGGTTTCACTGGTAAAACTGGCCTCGCCATTGTCGGTATCGCTGACCGTCAGGGTACCTGAGGCAGTGAGTGTGGAAGCATCGTCTTCAGTCACCGCACCGGTGTCCGTGCCAGTGATCACCGCCGCATCATTGCTGCCGTTGATGGTGATGACGATATCGTGGGTGGTGCCGTCCAGGGACTGCACCGTCAGGGTCTCGGTCAGGCTGTCACCGTCGCCCAACGCCTGGATAGCCGACTGGCTGTTGTCCGCCGAGTAGCTCCAGTGGCCGTTGTTATCAATCGTCATCGAGCCGTAGGTGCCGGTGATGGTTTCACTGGTAAAGCTGGCCTCGCCATTGTCCACATCGGTCACACTCAGACTGCCCGTGGTCGTCAGGGTGCTGCCAGCATCCTCGGTGATACTGCCGGTGTCCGTGCCAGTGATCACCGCCGCATCATTGCTGCCATTGATGGTGATGACGATATCGTGGGTGGTGCCGTCCAGGGACTGCACCGTGAGGGTCTCGGTCAGGCTGTCACCGTCACCCAGCGTCTGGATGGCCGACTGGGTATTGTCGGCCGAGTAGCTCCAGTGACCGTTGGTGTTCATGGTCAGCGAGCCATAGGTGCCGGTGAGGGTCTCGCCGGTGAAGCTGGCCTCGCCAGTGTCGGTATCGCTGATTGCCAGGGTACCGGAGGCAGTGAGTGTGGAAGCATCGTCTTCAGTCACCGCACCGGTGTCCGTGCCAGTGATCACCGCCGCATCATTGCTGCCATTGATGGTAATGACGATATCGTGGGTGGTGCCGTCCAGGGACTGCACCGTCAGGGTCTCGGTCAGGCTGTCACCGTCGCCCAACGCCTGGATAGCCGACTGGCTGTTGTCCGCCGAGTAGCTCCAGTGGCCGTTGTTATCAATCGTCAGCGAGCCGTAGGTGCCGGTGACGGTTTCACTGGTAAAGCTGGCCTCGCCATTGTCCACATCGGTCACACTCAGACTGCCCGTGGTCGTCAGGGTGCTGCCAGCATCCTCGGTGATGCTGCCGGTGTCCGTGCCAGTGATCACCGCCGCATCATTGCTGCCATTGATAGTAATGACGATATCGTGGGTGGTGCCGTCCAGGGACTGCACCGTCAGGGTCTCGGTCAGGCTGTCACCGTCACCCAGCGCCTGGATGGCTGACTGGCTGTTGTCCGCCGAGTAGCTCCAGTGACCGTTGGTGTTCATGGTCAGCGAGCCGTAGGTGCCGGTGACGGTTTCACTGGTAAAGCTGGCCTCGCCATTGTCCTCATCGGTCACACTCAGACTGCCCGTGGTCGTCAGGGTGCTGCCAGCATCCTCGGTGATACTGCCGGTGTCCGTGCCAGTGATCACCGCCGCATCATTGCTGCCGGTAATGGTCACGGTCACCGCCTGGTCCACGCTGCCGCCCTGGCCGTCGTCGACGGTGACCGTGTAGGTCTGGGTCAGGGTCTCGCCCGCCGCCAGGTAGTCGAGGTCGGCGTCGTCAACGCTGAACTGCCAGTCGACCCGGCCACTGCCGTCGCCCTGGGTGTCGTCCGCCACGGTCGCGCTCAGGCTGCCCAGGTAGCCATTGGCCGCCGCACTGACACTGACACTCTGCTGGTCCGCCAGGTCGACATCGGCGACGGTGAACGAGCCGGTGTCGGTCAGCTGGCTGCTGTTCTCGCCCGCGGCGCCGTCGCCCAGCTCGGCCACCGCCCCGGCCACGTCGGTGGCGCTGCTGATGGTGGGTGCGTCATTGAAACCTTCAATTGTCATTGACGCAGTCTGGCTAACCATTCCCCCATGACCGTCATCGACTTGATAGCTGTATTCAAGGGTTTCCGACTCTCCTGCCGCCAAATGGTTATAGGCGGATGAATCCAGCGACAAGCTATTGCCATCCTCCGAGATACTGATCCCCACCGGATCACCGGCAGTGAGCTGGAGATTCACAACATTTAAGGTGTCGGTCTTATCAACATCGCTGGCACCTGCCAGTAAATCAATACTCTGTGATAGCGAACCCTGGTCAGTTCTCAATAAAATTGCATCTTGAACCACCGGGTAATCATTACTTCCTGCCAGAGTGATGGTGGCGGTCTGGGTAATGAAATCTCCCTGTGAATCCGTGACACGGTATTCGTAGGTAATGGTTTCCGTCTCTCCAACGGCAAGGTAGTTATAAGCTGCCGGATCAATAACCAGCTCTGAGCCTTCTTCAGCCACACTGATGCCGACTTCATTACCAGAAGCCAGGCGCAGGCTGGTAACAGACAGTTCATCGGTCAGATCCTTATCACTGGCTTTTTGCAAAAGATCCAGACGAATGCCGGAGTCATCCTGGTTTGCATCAAGAACAAGCGGGGCCTCCACTTCAGGTGTATCATTAACACCTTCTACCGTGATATCAATGGATGCCTGACTTATGTTTCCCTGTGAATTGATTGCCTCAAAAACAAAAGTAACTATCTGGTTTTCACCAACCGCCAGATAATCAAAGTCTGATTCCGGCCTGAACTCAAAAGAGCCGTCACTGTTAATAGTTATTGAGCCTGCTTCTGGTGCAGAAACCAGTGAATAGGTCATTGTGCCGCCAGCACCACCACTGTTATCTGTCGCATACAACTGTCCCTGAAGGACCGGTGCATCTTCATTGCTGACCAGTGAGGATGCCTGAGCTACAGGCTGGTAAGAAATGACGACAGGCTCTGTAGACCCTGCCTCATCTTCGGGATCCTGTTGTTGAAAAGTGGTGTTGGCAGACCTGTTGTCACTGGCAGCAAAGATCTCTGAAGACTCCGCAATGGCTCCCTGATCTGTCTGGGCATCACTTTCACGCCTGATAACGGGCATGTCCGGAGGAGCACGCCGGGACTCTGTCTGGTCAGGGCTTCTTTCTTCAGAAGCTTCTTCTCCTGCTGCAGAAGCTTCTGCAACGACACTAGGGTCAGCACCTTCGGCAACAGCATCCTGAACATCTTCATCAGCCAGCTCTTCATCGGTTTCAGTATCCTGACCGGACACCAGGCTATCAGTCAGTACAAGCGGTTGCTGACCACTCAGTTCCAGAACCTGGTTATTGGCTGTTGTAATTACAACGGGATCACCGTTTTCTGAAATTACCCGGTCATTAAGAAAAACCTTGTCCCCTGGTTCAAGAATTTTTTGGGTTCCATCCGGTTTTGTGACAATGACTTTGCCTGATGCTGCTGTGATCTCACCAATAGCAGGCGTAGAATCTCCTGAATTCATATTTTTGTACTCTCTCTGAATCCTGTGGGGCAGCGGAAAGTCGATTTAAGTACTGTGCAATAAAATTAAACACAGAATAAGGCGAATTCCCTTCGCTCCTATATTATTCACTGATGTTACGCACCTTAAACGAAGGAATCAGGGCTACAGAGCAATGACCTCGTTCGGAAATCTTGATGATTCGTAGAGGGTGCGTAACTCCAGTTATTCATGAATAATCGGTTTATAAGTCTCAGGATAGTCACAATACTGCGACTGTGGACAGTTTTCAGATGGGAGCGACCATGAGAGAAAACTGCGATAACAGAGAAGCCTGAACCTCTATGTTCGCTGCTAACTCTCTTGGCTCTTATCGGATTCCAGACTGCTACGTAACCAGCAAGCTGATTAATGGTTGAAGTAACCCTTTACCCCGGATTCCGGCGTTATGAACGAACTCAAAGAAGCCGAGGTACAAAGGTAAGCTTTCCTGAGAAATCCCCCTGTGAGGTCTGAGCCATGAACGGAGCAATGACCAGAAGCCTTCCATGGTGTTTACGTGTACTTCATAAATACCATCCTTGTCATCATCCCGGGCGTACTCGCTTTTACCATGACAGACAGATTTATGTTTGTAACCCCACTCTTCAAGGGAGTTGTAAATGCTGTATTCATCAGTGTAAGTTTGGGTTCCCTTGGCTACATGCTTCGTAATGAAAGGCTTTATGGTGGCTTTTCGAACATTATCCAGCATGTTGATAATGACCTGACCTCCTCGCTGAATCATTCCCAGAACGGGAGGCTTGTCTTTTTCGAGAGTTCCTCTGCCCGGAGCTCCTTTTAATCTTCTTTTTCGGGGAGGGCGCGATAGATTTTTTTAAAGCTTCAGGATGTCCTTTGTGACCTGCGACGATGTACACTTCGTCGAACTCTACCTCTCCCTCAAGAGTAATGTCAGGCTTGCGTTTAACGACAGAGGTTCGCAACAAGGTTGTCATTACATGTACATCACTCAGTGAAAGGTCAAGTTCTTTAGAAATCTGGCTGTTGGAAACATTGAGTCCCATCAGGTACAGACAGGAAACCCACACCTTAAGAGGCTGATGATGCCCAGCAAAGACAGTATTAGTCAGGTCATCAAAGTAGCGGTCACAATGTTTGCATTGATAGTGTTGGCATTCAGTTTGTACCGTGTCATGCCCGTTCTTTTTTACATGGCCTGAATCACAATGGGGGCAATGAACCACCCCGTCAGGCCAGCGGTTTTCACGGATCATTTCAAAGCAAGTTACATTGCTGATGAGTTCTGAAATTTTACAAATATTCACTGCGTGATCAGCCATTCGCAAGATTTTGATGAAGTGTAGCTCAGCAGTCTGGAATCCGATAAGAGCCTTAAGTTATTGGTCTTTTGGTGCAGGAGTATACCTCGTCTCCTGCACCCTTTTTTACGTCAATTATTCCCCACCTTATTCCTTCTGATTTAGCTGCATCTATTTTAAAAGCATCACAGAGCCTTTAGACTTTGCCCTTTCTTTAAATTGAACTGGAGTGCCCTGTGCGAGTTCTACACACTATGCTGCGTGTTGGCGATCTGGATCGTGCCATTGCTTTTTACACCGACGTCCTCGGCATGAAGCTGCTGCGAAAGCACGATAATGAAGAATATAAGTACACGCTGGCGTTTGTTGGCTATGCCGATGAATCCGAGCAAGCCGTCATTGAACTGACCTACAACTGGGGTACCGACAGTTACGATCAGGGCACTGCTTTTGGTCATATTGCCATTGGTGTTGACGACATTTACGCCACCTGCGACACCATCCGTGCCAACAACGGCAACATTACCCGCGAGCCGGGCCCGGTACTTGGTGGCAGCACGGAAATTGCTTTTGTTACCGATCCGGACGGTTATAAAATCGAGCTGATCCAGATGAAAGGTGCCACCAAAGGTCTTAAAGGCTAGTGGCTTTCTGTAGGTTGGGACGAACGAAGTAATTCCCAACATGGGAGTTTAATGCTGGTCACTGTGTTGGGAATCACTTCGTTCGTCCCAACCTACGTTACAAGTCACACCCTGAAAACAGTTTTTATCTCTTTTTTACCGGAAATGGCTAACTCAAAGCCCATTGCCAGGGATGCGCAAGTTATATGACCCTAAAGCGTTTACTGCTTCTTCCTTTTATTATTGTTATTCCATTTTTTTCCGGCTGTTCCAGTGACGCCAGTAAGGTCGTTGTACGAGAGCTATCGAATACTAACCCAACTTGGGTCGATACCATCCGGAATATCGAAAAAGACGAAATAGCCTTTGAAGCACTGGTACGAATACTGGCACGACAGGCGCGCAGCCACTGGGGCGATGAAAGACAGGCGACCAATAATGAGTACGTGAAGTACACCAACAACTATCGCACCCGGGTCTTTATTAACTTTGAAACCGGCAAAATACATGTCGAGACCCTGGATCAGCAAGATCTGCGTCATGCCATTATTGTCACCCTGCTGACACCTTATGACCCCGATAAAGTAGACCTGTTCAGTGACAGAGCCATTGAACTGGGTGAAGAACCCATGTTGTACGGGCAGGTTTTAGACCATGAGAACCAGCCTATTCGCTGGGAGTGGCGCGCAGGCAACTTTGCCGATTACCTGACAACTCACCGCCAGACCACCCGCAGCAGTCGCCGGGGTACCATCTATGCGGTGGATATTGATCTGGTTAACAACCACTTAGAACAACGACAGTATCAGTACGCCAACATCGTACGACAGCATTCCAGTAAATATAATGTGGATGAGAGCCTGATCTATGCCGTCATGCGCACCGAAAGCTCTTTTAATCCTTACGCAGTCAGCCCGTCCAATGCCTACGGATTAATGCAGATTATTCCTGCCACAGCGGGACGGGATGTATTCCAGCGTTTGAAAAACCGCAACGATCAGCCAACCAGGGAATATCTGTTCCAGCCCTGGAACAATGTCGATACCGGCGTCGCCTATCTGCATCTGTTGCAAACCCACTACTTGAAAAATGTTCAGGACCCGCTGTCCAAGCATTATGCGGTCATATCGGCCTACAACGGCGGCACAGGCAATGTACTGAGAACCTTCCACTCGGATCGTGGCAGAGCCATGGAAATCCTCAACAGTATGCAGCCCGAACAGGTGTACTGGGCACTGACCCAGCGACACCCACGAGAAGAATCAAGAAATTATCTAAGAAAGGTAACCACAGCCCAAAAAGATTTCTATAAGGGCGATGTGTAGGTTGGGACGAGCGAAGCGTTTATGCCCTTCAGGGTAACCTCCCAACACGGTGACTCCGACAAAGCCACCGTATTAAAGTCAGCTTCACTGCGACCTGAACAATTCAGCCCAGATCACGCCCCTTATCCGCCGCAATCCGCAACCGCAAGGCATTCAATTTAATAAAGCCTTCCGCATCACCCTGATTATAAGCTCCGGCGTCTTCCTCAAAAGTCGCCACGGCTTCATCAAACAGCGTGTCGTCAGACTGACGACCCACAACAATGATATTGCCTTTATAAAGTTTCACCCGAACAATGCCGTTCACATGCTGCTGACTTTCATCGATCATCTTCTGCAGCATTTCACGCTCCGGTGACCACCAGTAACCGTTGTAGATTAACTTGGCATAACGTGGCATCAGCTCATCTTTCAGATGCGCCACTTCACGATCCAGCGTGATGGATTCAATCGCCCGATGCGCCTTGAGCATAATGGAGCCACCCGGTGTTTCATAACAACCACGGGACTTCATGCCAACGTAACGGTTTTCAACTATATCCAGGCGTCCAACACCATTGGCTCCACCCACCTTGTTCAGGTATTCCAATACGGTTGCCGGTGACATGCTTTCACCGTTAATGGCAACGATGTCGCCCTTTTCATAAGTCAGATCCAGATAAGTGGCTTCATCCGGTGCCTGTTCAGGCGACACCGTCCAGCGCCACATATCTTCTTCTGCTTCAGCCCACGGGTTTTCCAGAATGCCGCCTTCATAGGAGATATGCAGCAGGTTGGCATCCATGGAATAAGGCGATTTACCCTTCTTCCGTTCCACTTCAATGCCATGCTGATCACAGTAGGCCAGCAGTTTTTCCCGGGAATTCAGATCCCACTCACGCCAGGGCGCAATAACCTGAACACCGGGTTTCAGGGCATAAGCGCCCAGTTCAAAACGCACCTGATCATTACCCTTGCCTGTCGCACCATGTGAAATGGCGTCCGCACCGGTTTCATTGGCAATTTCAATCAGACGCTTGGAAATCAGCGGGCGGGCAATGGAAGTACCCAACAGGTATTCACCTTCATAGACGGTATTGGCGCGAAACATGGGGAATACAAAGTCACGAACAAACTCTTCGCGCAGGTCTTCAATATAGATTTCCTTAATACCGAGCGATTCCGCCTTGGCACGAGCCGGTTCGACCTCTTCACCCTGCCCAAGATCAGCCGTAAAGGTCACCACCTCGCACTCATAGGTGTCTTCCAGCCACTTTGCAATAACCGACGTATCCAGCCCGCCGGAATAGGCCAGTACCACTTTTTTTATGTCTTTCATCGAGCACTCCAGATCCCTGATTGGATAGCTATTCACTAAAACCAAGGAAATCAGCTATTAAGATGCATGAACTTTAAGTATTTATGTATTTTTATGCTTGTTTTCAGCATATTAATTCACACACTCCCTGCTAGCAAGTTCTTAATCTCAATTCACTACAAGGCTGACTATAACAGCGGCCTGCCACCAGCAGGTAAACGACACAATACATCCATCTGCCACACAATGTCAGCCATCGAGCAATCACGTTTGTGGTTTCATGACAGAAAGCAGAAAAAACAGCGAAATCCGTGTGCTTCAGGCAAAATATCACTACCATGTACAAACAATATTCGCTAGGATGCCCTTCCGGATATAAACTCGCTTTTTTAGCGACCCGGAACAGGTACATCCCTTCGTATGACCCAACAGCTTACCCTGACACGCCCTGACGACTGGCACCTGCATCTGCGCGATGGTGATGCACTGGCTGAAACCGTAGCCAGCGCGGCCAGAACCTTTGCCCGCGCAATCGTAATGCCTAACCTGCGCCCGCCAGTACTGAATGCAGACGATGCTGCTGCTTATCAGCAACGTATCACGGCAGCCATTCCTCAGGACGCAGGCTTTGAGCCGCTGATGACCCTGTACCTGACCGACCAGACCACACCGGACATGATTTATGCCGCCAAAGCCCAGGGCAATATTAAAGCCCTGAAGCTTTATCCGGCCGGTGCCACCACGAATTCCGACTCCGGTGTCACCGACCTGAGCCATGTTTATGACACGCTGGCCGCCATGGCCGAATGCGATATCCCCTTGCTGGTGCATGGCGAAGTCACCGATGCAGACATTGATATCTTTGACCGTGAAAAAGTGTTTATCGATCGCTACCTGCGCGATCTGGTCAAGCGTTTCCCGACTCTGAAAATTGTCATGGAACACATCACCACAGCCGATGCCGTGGAGTTTGTGACCAATGCCCCTGACAATGTGGGTGCCACTATTACTGCACACCACCTGCTTTATAACCGTAATGACATGCTGGTTGGCGGCATTCGCCCACACTACTTCTGTCTGCCAATCCTGAAGCGCAATATCCACCAACAAGCACTACTGGAAGCTGCCACCAGCGGCAATCCCAAGTTTTTCCTTGGCACCGACTCTGCCCCACACGTACAGGGCGCAAAAGAAGCTGCCTGTGGCTGTGCAGGTTGTTACACCGCACCGGCAGCTCTGGAAATGTACGCTGAAGCGTTTGAAATGATGGACGCACTGGACAAACTGGAAGCCTTTGCCAGCCACCATGGCCCGGACTTTTATGGTTTGCCCCGAAATACCGAGACTGTCACCCTGAAAAAAGAGCAGTGGCAGTTACCTGACAGCATTGCCTATGGTGATGATCAGGTAATCCCCCTGAGAGCTGGCGAAACCCTGACCTGGCGTCTGGTTCGCTGACTGTCTGAATGATGAATTAAGGAGATTCCGTGGTTGATGAAAGCCATCTGATGGCCAACCGCTTTCGCGGCTTTTTGCCGGTTGTGGTTGATGTGGAAACCGGCGGCTTTAACCCAGCCACCGACGCCCTGCTGGAAATTGCAGCGGTTGTGATAGAAATGGACGAAACGGGCTATGTGCATCCGTGCAAGCCCCAGTCTTTCCATATCAAGCCCTTTGAAGGTGCGAATATCGAAAAAGCAGCCATTGAGTTCATTGGCATTGACCCCTTTCACCCACTGCGCATAGCCAATGAAGAAGAACAGGCCATATCAGCCATCTTCAAAAACGTTCGCAAGGAAGTGAAACGTCAGGGCTGTAGCCGTGCGGTGCTGGTTGGACACAATGCTGCTTTTGACCTGAGCTTTCTGATGGCCGCTGCAGAGAGAAACGACATCAAACGTAACCCGTTTCATCCTTTCTCCTGCTTCGACACCGCCACACTGGGCGGACTGGCTTATGGTCAGACCGTACTGGCAAAAGCCTGTGACGAAGCCCGTATCAGCTTTGACAAAGGCGAGGCTCACTCAGCCCGTTACGATACGGAAAAAACCGCCGAGTTGTTCTGCGCCATTGTTAACCAGTGGAAAGACCTGGGCGGCTGGATCTGATTCTGCCTTTTCCTTCTGCCCTTCAAACACTCGTCTGAAGGGCAGTTCTTCCTGATATCTTGCCTTGTAATTAATCAATCCGGTAGAGTAATGAAATAACGTTCAAAACGGCAGGGAGCCACTACTTTGAACGCAAGTTTGAACGCAAAGGATCTGCAGGAAAAATCCTCACACCTGAAAAGCTACTGGCGACAGCTGGGTCTGAAACGCATTGTTGAAGCCAGTGACGATCACGCTTTTTATCTGTCCACCTGTCTGACTGCCGGACACATTCCCAATATTCAGCTAACCGCCGTTTTAAAACAGGGCTTAAACCCTGAATCACTCAGTGCGGTCATTGATGCCCAACTTCCTGCCACCATTACTTTAAGCCCTGCGACACAGGCCTTTATTCAACAAGCCTCTGCGGTTCTTGCACCCATCGCCCTGATCATCAACCCGGAAGCGGTTCAGCTGGTCATACGACAAGCACGTCTTATTTCACTGAATACCAAAATCAACAGCCGCGCAATGCTCGATACCATTCAGATACTGGCGCCCCTGTTGCACCATGCCTGCCTGCAAATCGAGCAGCAGCAACTGAGCTGCGAAGAAGCCAGAACCATGGCCGACCTGTTATCGGAACACTGGTTTGAGGTGATCGGTCATGAAGCCTGAACAAAAACTGCTGTATAGACACTTGAAAGCAGCCGGACTGAAACCGGTGCTGTTTCAGGGCAAAAGCAGTAGCGAGGGAAATGCCTTTGTCGCTATCAGTTTTGATCTTGCCCCCGGCATTGAAGCCGAGTGCATTACCCGCAAGCCTGCCAGAAACCTGATTTCCACCACCCTGATGGTCACCATTGACCTCGAAGAATCAGAAGAACTGAACACCTTTGCTCTGGCAACCGGCCAGCTGATTGCTCCACTGATTCTTTGTCAGACACGACACCAGATGGCAGTGCGGCTTCAGATTCAGTCAGAAACCCGTAACCATCTGAAGTTGATCAATGAAGGGATCATACAACTGCGATTTACAGCCGGTGCGCTTCTCAATCCAGCCATTCATCTCAGTCAGCAAACCATCAGCCTGACCGAAGCCATCCAGTCTGCTGTTGCCCAACTTCAGTCACGGGTGTCGGCATGATCAATCATTCCCGCTCCATACGCAGTTCAACAATGGTTCATCGTGGTTATCTGACAAGTGGCAAAAGCCAACGAAACACCAAAAAACTGTTTCAACGTTCATCCAGCTGCAATATCCATGTTCACCCCAGAGGTCAGCAGAACAGTGCCCTGTCCAGGGCACCGGGGAAGGCCCTGAATCTAGCCAGGCAGATTGTTGCCGGTCATCCACAGGTACACTTAGAAAAAGGCTCCGGCAAGCTCGAAAAAGCAGGCGTTATTGGCAGCAATATAAGTACGGCTCTGCAGGTCGTGCATGAAGTCGGGCTATCCGGTGTTAAAACAGTCAAAGCCGCATTCAAGCAACACACTGGCTCCCGGGAAGTACCCAATCACGATTTTGTTGAAACCTACCAGAGTCTGCATGCTATCGCTGCGGTAACGGGCACTTTGTCGTTTATTCAGGATTCCGTCAGTGGTACATGGCAGGCTATCAAGGATATCCGCCATCACAGCAAACGCAAACAGACACAAACACTGCTGCAGCTATATAATCCGCACACCCGAAAGCTGATTGGTCACCCAAGCCATCAGAAAGCATTAAAAGAGCGCATTGCCACCAAGGTTTCAGACCTGTCCCGCAGCAGAAGTCAGGTGGCGGTGGATCATCTGGTCAGAGCCAAAGACCTTCTGGCGAAAGGCGTCAGCGTCATTGAAAGTTCGCTGCTGTTTGCCGAAGACTTCAGCAAAGCCGCTGCACAGGCGACACCTGTTGTTGGAACTGTGTCTTCCGCTATCGCCACCGTACATTTTGCCATAAAGACGGGCACACAAATTGTTGCCCTGAATAACCTTGCCAAAGCCAAAGCAGCGACTAATGATCCACTGCTAAAAGCTCTGGCCGGACACATTAAACAAGAACGAACCATTCAGGCCCGAAAGCACCTGATCAACACCGCCGTCGGTGCAGCTTTTACCGGTGTATCCATCGGACTGATGGCGTCAGGTGCCGGCGCTCCTGCCGCCCTGATTGCAGCAGGCGCTCTGGGGACAGCCACCGGTCTGGGCACTATGGCGTTCGACCTCTACCATAGCCGGAAGCTGGCAAAAGCGCGGGAAGGCAGCGAAGCACTGTTGGCTGCAAAAGACAGTCTCGACGGACTGGCAAAAGACAATATTGGTGTGGCAGAGAAATGCTTTCTATTACGGTTGCGCACGGCTGAAGGTAAAGCCTTAAACGACAGCATTGAGTTTCTGCGCAATTTCGGTGTCACGGATAACACCATCAAAAAGCTGCAACTGGCTCCGGAAAAAGTCGCCATGAAAAGCCTGCAGAACATTCTGTATCAGGACAAAGTCAAATTCAAAGGACTGCAATTAAAACAAACCGGAAAAACCCTGTTATACATTGTTGGCCTGACGGCACTGGGCAAGCGGATAAAGTCAGGCTCATTGTGGCTGGCTGGAAAGCTTCGCCCGAAACGACACCAACAGGGAACCATTCCTGCCGGTCACAGCCTGACGTTTGATACCGGTAAAGTAAAAGGCTCCCGTCAGTCCGAAATAAAGCCCCATCATGCAAAACTCAGGCTCCGACCTGCCTATGCAACTGTTCCCAATCATTTTCGTTATGGAAGGATTCTATCATGACCGGCATTGAACTTCTGGAAGCCTGGATGCAGCAGGCAGGACTTGACGATTCCGCTAAAGACGACAGTGGACGAGTCTGTGCCTTTACCTTTAACGACATCTTTCCGGTGACTCTGGAAGCCCCGGCCTACTGTGACGATCTGTTTATTATTATTGAAATGACGTCCATTGGAACGAGTGAAATTCGCCGAAAACGTCTGGAAACGGCCATGAAGCTCAACGCCTATGCTCTGGAAACCCGCGGAGCTGCACTGGGCTGGGATACCATTGGCGAACGTATTGTATTGTCGCACCGGGCAACAGCAGAAAATACCACGGCTGAAATGCTGGATAACATGGTCGCCAATCTGCTGGATGTTGCCGAGCAACTGTTACCGGAACTGGAAATGAAAAAAGAAGC
Above is a window of Endozoicomonas montiporae CL-33 DNA encoding:
- a CDS encoding transposase; the encoded protein is MADHAVNICKISELISNVTCFEMIRENRWPDGVVHCPHCDSGHVKKNGHDTVQTECQHYQCKHCDRYFDDLTNTVFAGHHQPLKVWVSCLYLMGLNVSNSQISKELDLSLSDVHVMTTLLRTSVVKRKPDITLEGEVEFDEVYIVAGHKGHPEALKKSIAPSPKKKIKRSSGQRNSRKRQASRSGNDSARRSGHYQHAG
- the gloA gene encoding lactoylglutathione lyase; the encoded protein is MLRVGDLDRAIAFYTDVLGMKLLRKHDNEEYKYTLAFVGYADESEQAVIELTYNWGTDSYDQGTAFGHIAIGVDDIYATCDTIRANNGNITREPGPVLGGSTEIAFVTDPDGYKIELIQMKGATKGLKG
- the mltC gene encoding membrane-bound lytic murein transglycosylase MltC, coding for MTLKRLLLLPFIIVIPFFSGCSSDASKVVVRELSNTNPTWVDTIRNIEKDEIAFEALVRILARQARSHWGDERQATNNEYVKYTNNYRTRVFINFETGKIHVETLDQQDLRHAIIVTLLTPYDPDKVDLFSDRAIELGEEPMLYGQVLDHENQPIRWEWRAGNFADYLTTHRQTTRSSRRGTIYAVDIDLVNNHLEQRQYQYANIVRQHSSKYNVDESLIYAVMRTESSFNPYAVSPSNAYGLMQIIPATAGRDVFQRLKNRNDQPTREYLFQPWNNVDTGVAYLHLLQTHYLKNVQDPLSKHYAVISAYNGGTGNVLRTFHSDRGRAMEILNSMQPEQVYWALTQRHPREESRNYLRKVTTAQKDFYKGDV
- a CDS encoding argininosuccinate synthase, with protein sequence MKDIKKVVLAYSGGLDTSVIAKWLEDTYECEVVTFTADLGQGEEVEPARAKAESLGIKEIYIEDLREEFVRDFVFPMFRANTVYEGEYLLGTSIARPLISKRLIEIANETGADAISHGATGKGNDQVRFELGAYALKPGVQVIAPWREWDLNSREKLLAYCDQHGIEVERKKGKSPYSMDANLLHISYEGGILENPWAEAEEDMWRWTVSPEQAPDEATYLDLTYEKGDIVAINGESMSPATVLEYLNKVGGANGVGRLDIVENRYVGMKSRGCYETPGGSIMLKAHRAIESITLDREVAHLKDELMPRYAKLIYNGYWWSPEREMLQKMIDESQQHVNGIVRVKLYKGNIIVVGRQSDDTLFDEAVATFEEDAGAYNQGDAEGFIKLNALRLRIAADKGRDLG
- the pyrC gene encoding dihydroorotase, encoding MTQQLTLTRPDDWHLHLRDGDALAETVASAARTFARAIVMPNLRPPVLNADDAAAYQQRITAAIPQDAGFEPLMTLYLTDQTTPDMIYAAKAQGNIKALKLYPAGATTNSDSGVTDLSHVYDTLAAMAECDIPLLVHGEVTDADIDIFDREKVFIDRYLRDLVKRFPTLKIVMEHITTADAVEFVTNAPDNVGATITAHHLLYNRNDMLVGGIRPHYFCLPILKRNIHQQALLEAATSGNPKFFLGTDSAPHVQGAKEAACGCAGCYTAPAALEMYAEAFEMMDALDKLEAFASHHGPDFYGLPRNTETVTLKKEQWQLPDSIAYGDDQVIPLRAGETLTWRLVR
- the rnt gene encoding ribonuclease T; this translates as MANRFRGFLPVVVDVETGGFNPATDALLEIAAVVIEMDETGYVHPCKPQSFHIKPFEGANIEKAAIEFIGIDPFHPLRIANEEEQAISAIFKNVRKEVKRQGCSRAVLVGHNAAFDLSFLMAAAERNDIKRNPFHPFSCFDTATLGGLAYGQTVLAKACDEARISFDKGEAHSARYDTEKTAELFCAIVNQWKDLGGWI
- a CDS encoding CesT family type III secretion system chaperone, whose protein sequence is MTGIELLEAWMQQAGLDDSAKDDSGRVCAFTFNDIFPVTLEAPAYCDDLFIIIEMTSIGTSEIRRKRLETAMKLNAYALETRGAALGWDTIGERIVLSHRATAENTTAEMLDNMVANLLDVAEQLLPELEMKKEAEAQQKLDAGFDKMFQPVTP